In the Campylobacter concisus genome, one interval contains:
- the rplK gene encoding 50S ribosomal protein L11, which yields MAKKVIGEIKLQIAATKANPSPPVGPALGQKGVNIMEFCKAFNERTKDMVGFNIPVVITVYADKSFTFITKQPPATDLIKKAAGITKGTDNPLKNKVGKLTKAQVLEIVEKKLVDLNTNDKEQAAKIIAGSARSMGVEVVD from the coding sequence ATGGCTAAAAAAGTTATAGGTGAAATAAAATTACAAATTGCTGCAACAAAAGCAAATCCTAGTCCACCAGTTGGTCCAGCTCTTGGACAAAAAGGTGTTAATATTATGGAATTTTGTAAAGCCTTTAATGAAAGAACAAAAGACATGGTTGGGTTTAATATTCCAGTTGTTATAACTGTTTATGCTGATAAGAGTTTTACATTTATCACAAAACAGCCTCCTGCTACAGATCTTATTAAAAAGGCTGCAGGTATAACAAAAGGAACTGATAATCCTTTAAAAAATAAAGTAGGTAAATTAACAAAAGCTCAAGTTCTAGAAATAGTTGAGAAAAAACTTGTTGATTTGAATACAAATGATAAAGAGCAAGCAGCCAAAATTATTGCTGGCTCAGCTCGCTCAATGGGTGTCGAAGTAGTAGACTAA
- the nusG gene encoding transcription termination/antitermination protein NusG, which produces MSHKWYAIQTYAGSEMAVKRGIENLVKDHGIEDQLKEIIVPTEDVIEIKNGKQKINERTLYPGYAFACLDLDTALWHRIQSLPKVGRFIGEAKKPTPLSEKDINTILEKVQKRAAPKPKIFFEDGESVRITEGPFANFTGIVEEYDMIHGKLRLNVSIFGRSTPVDILYSQVEKII; this is translated from the coding sequence CATAAATGGTATGCTATACAGACTTACGCTGGAAGCGAAATGGCAGTAAAGAGAGGAATTGAAAATTTAGTAAAAGATCATGGAATAGAAGATCAACTAAAAGAAATTATAGTTCCTACAGAAGACGTAATAGAAATAAAAAATGGTAAGCAAAAAATCAACGAAAGAACTCTTTATCCAGGCTATGCTTTTGCGTGCTTAGATCTTGATACGGCTCTTTGGCATAGGATTCAATCTTTACCAAAAGTTGGACGTTTTATTGGTGAGGCCAAAAAACCTACGCCATTATCTGAAAAAGATATCAATACTATTTTGGAAAAAGTTCAAAAAAGAGCTGCACCAAAACCTAAGATATTCTTCGAGGATGGCGAGAGTGTTCGTATAACAGAAGGTCCTTTTGCTAACTTTACAGGTATTGTGGAAGAATATGACATGATACATGGAAAACTTAGACTTAATGTTTCTATTTTTGGTAGAAGTACCCCTGTTGATATTTTGTATTCACAAGTTGAGAAGATAATTTAA